A genomic window from Corynebacterium fournieri includes:
- a CDS encoding hemolysin family protein, with protein sequence MNIWLAATLIIALLAANAFFVAIEFALVSSRKDRLENLLAQGKTKAEGVLYATEHLSIYLAGAQFGITVASLILGKVAEPAIASYIEAPFEALGMPGDLLHPVSFVIALLIISFLHILFGEMVPKNLAIAGPEQMAMWLTPAMTVWMKLTRPVIELLNWIARKTLLLFGIEQRDELESTVDQEQLASMIQESREEGLLDAEETVRLAKALRQDSRQLNEAMIPLSQVTTIPYDPRGIRLSVIEQAVQDTGYSRFPVRIDASSLAGYVHVKDILDLMEYPQGDPRVSLKRIRPLTTIEATQSMDDALALLHRRSAHMAEVHDGGKLVGVVALEDLIEEYVGTVSDWTHEDE encoded by the coding sequence ATGAACATCTGGCTCGCCGCAACCCTGATCATCGCGCTGTTGGCGGCAAACGCGTTCTTCGTGGCAATCGAGTTCGCGCTTGTGTCCTCCCGCAAAGACCGCCTGGAAAACCTTCTGGCCCAGGGCAAAACCAAGGCCGAAGGCGTCCTCTACGCCACCGAGCACTTGTCCATCTACCTGGCAGGCGCCCAGTTTGGCATCACGGTCGCCTCCCTCATCTTGGGCAAGGTGGCAGAGCCAGCAATCGCTTCCTACATCGAGGCCCCGTTTGAAGCACTCGGGATGCCGGGCGACCTGCTGCATCCGGTGTCGTTCGTGATCGCCCTGCTCATCATTTCCTTCCTGCACATCCTGTTCGGCGAGATGGTGCCGAAGAACCTGGCCATCGCCGGCCCGGAGCAGATGGCCATGTGGCTCACACCTGCGATGACGGTGTGGATGAAGCTGACCCGCCCGGTGATCGAATTGCTCAACTGGATCGCGCGCAAGACGCTCCTGTTGTTCGGCATCGAGCAGCGCGATGAGCTTGAATCCACGGTGGACCAGGAGCAGCTGGCCAGCATGATTCAAGAGTCCCGCGAAGAGGGCCTGCTGGACGCGGAGGAAACGGTGCGTCTGGCCAAGGCGCTGCGGCAGGACTCCCGCCAGCTCAACGAGGCGATGATCCCGCTTTCGCAGGTGACCACTATCCCCTACGACCCGCGCGGCATCCGCCTGTCCGTGATTGAGCAGGCGGTGCAGGACACCGGCTACTCCCGCTTCCCTGTGCGCATCGACGCCAGCTCGCTGGCCGGCTACGTCCACGTCAAGGATATTTTGGACCTGATGGAGTACCCGCAGGGCGATCCGCGTGTTTCGCTCAAGCGCATCCGCCCGCTGACCACGATCGAGGCAACGCAGTCCATGGACGACGCGCTTGCCCTGCTGCACCGCCGCTCCGCCCACATGGCGGAGGTCCACGACGGCGGCAAGCTGGTCGGCGTGGTGGCGCTGGAGGACCTGATCGAGGAGTACGTGGGCACTGTGTCCGACTGGACCCACGAGGACGAATAA
- a CDS encoding 3-methyladenine DNA glycosylase: MQVLSANEYLPRIAAHEARAERWAGPRVARRARGEYHPVWDFLFDYYPQRPSHLKRWHPGVGVGLEGAESLPHAGWRDYVCDDGVVRVDVHRFLAHRRADVEEAEAILRSVDKREAHFDCFGMHEWAMVYRTDKPRHSLPLRLGVEGTNAVVEAHNIKCSHFDAFRFFTPAARPLNLTVLTRDTQPDNDQAGCVHVSMDLYKWAMKLGPLVPGELLMDCFELAADARRLDMEASPYDCRELGFGVVEVETPEGKAQYVARQRELSRRAQPLRQRLVAVIDAAYDS, translated from the coding sequence ATGCAGGTGCTCAGCGCCAACGAGTACCTGCCGCGCATCGCCGCGCACGAGGCCCGCGCCGAGCGCTGGGCGGGACCGCGCGTCGCCCGCAGAGCCCGGGGCGAATACCACCCGGTGTGGGACTTCCTGTTCGACTACTACCCGCAGCGTCCCTCGCACCTAAAGCGGTGGCACCCTGGCGTGGGAGTTGGTCTGGAAGGCGCCGAGTCGTTGCCGCATGCGGGCTGGCGCGATTACGTGTGCGACGACGGCGTTGTGCGTGTCGACGTCCACAGGTTTCTCGCTCACCGTCGTGCCGATGTGGAGGAGGCGGAGGCGATCCTGCGGTCCGTCGATAAGCGTGAAGCCCACTTCGACTGCTTCGGCATGCACGAGTGGGCGATGGTCTACCGCACCGACAAACCGCGCCATAGCCTGCCGCTGCGCCTCGGCGTTGAAGGCACAAACGCTGTCGTAGAGGCGCACAACATCAAGTGCTCCCACTTCGACGCCTTCCGCTTTTTCACGCCTGCGGCCCGCCCCCTGAACCTGACCGTGCTCACGCGCGACACGCAGCCGGACAACGACCAAGCCGGATGCGTGCACGTGAGCATGGACTTGTACAAGTGGGCGATGAAGCTCGGCCCCCTGGTCCCCGGCGAGCTGCTGATGGATTGCTTCGAGCTCGCCGCGGATGCCCGGCGGCTGGACATGGAGGCCTCCCCCTACGACTGCCGCGAGCTCGGCTTCGGCGTGGTGGAGGTGGAAACCCCGGAGGGCAAAGCGCAGTACGTCGCCCGCCAGCGCGAGCTTTCCCGCCGGGCGCAACCGCTGCGGCAGCGGCTTGTCGCGGTCATCGACGCTGCCTACGACAGCTAG